From the genome of Symphalangus syndactylus isolate Jambi chromosome 13, NHGRI_mSymSyn1-v2.1_pri, whole genome shotgun sequence:
ACTCACTGCATTCATAGAGTTTTTCTCCAGTGTGTATTCTCTTGTGCACTATAAGGTAAGAGCTTGTGCCAAAGGATTTTCCACACTGattacattcataaggtttctctccagtgtgagttctcACGTGAGCCTTAAGGGATGTTTTTtgactgaaagcttttccacattgattacattcatagggtttctctccagtgtgagttcttACATGTCTCCTTAAGGTTGAGGAATCACTGAACACTttaccacattctttacattcataTTGTTTCTCACCCATGTGACTTTTCTTGTGTAAAGTAAGATTAGAAATCCTTTTGAAGGTTTTTCCACATTGATTACATTCATGTTTCTTATCAGTATGAGTTTGTCCTTGTTTCTTAAGGGATGATTGATGACACAGCATTTCATCTTTATTACATTCACAGGCATTCTGTGCCATATGCAAATTGTTAGGTACAGAAAATATATTACGTGTGAAGTGCATTCCATGTTTAGAATATGTGTACTCTTTTTGTACTGTTTGATTTCTCTGAAGATGCCATAGAGTTGTATCACATTCATGACTTTCATAGAGCTTCTCACTTATACAGTTTTTCACATAATTGTTTATGATTGAATTGTGTTTCAAACATCCAATCTCTGAGTAACATTTTTGGCAATGCTTACTGGTGAAAATGCTCTgtgaaaaaataagttttgatCTAAGTTTAGAGTTTTCCCACAATTCATGATAGTCATGGAATAGCTCCTGAGATACTGTTTTCTTTGGAGCATATGTCATTTGCCTCCAATGTCCCCCTGGAATCTTATGCTGTTTTCTGATCTTACGGCATTCCCAGTCTTCTCTTAATATGGAGGACCAATTATGCATTTTGAGTTTTATCATTTTCACTGCATTGGATGGTTCCTCCCACAAAATTTTCTGCACAGTTGATTCTTTGGTTTTAGGTTGAATCTTCTGGTCTGGACAGATGGCTTGGGGAATTCCCTTTTTCATATTCCTTATCTCTTCTTGATCCAATGGGGAGATCACAGTAAGCCTGCACAACTGATATTCCACGGAGGTGAGATTTCTATAGTTTTCCAACATCACATCTCTGTACAGACTTCTTTGAGCAGAATCCAGCATCATCCACTCCTCCTGAGTGAACTCCACAGCTACATCTTTGAAACTCATTGGTTCCTGTAACCAGGTTGTCAGAAATACAGCAATCATCCTTTCCTCTTCAGCATTTCTCAGATGGAAACAGGCAGAGTCCTGTTTAGTTAAAGCCCATGTGGAGGATAGGTCCATAACTGCCATTTTATGAGTACATAAGCCTGCACAGTAAAGTAGAGAGATCAGGATGTTTCTGTTCTTGTGTCTCCAATCCAGTCACAGGAGGGATGTATTTCACCTGAAGTCCTCCCTGTAGCCAAAGAAGCAGGTTCAggtaaaagaagaaagctggaaacGGCCCCATTTGGGGAAAGGTGAATACAAAATTGCAGACCCTCCCCATTACCTCTCAGCAAGGTCTAACCAGCTTAAAATCTTTACTGGGATTTGTACTGACATGCAGTATAACAATCCTTACCCACTTCGAGAAATGCCATCCTGATTCTTTGTACTGGCTTCTCCTGCAGACCACTTTGAGCTCTGGGTGAATGGGgcatgagttatttttaaaaatgtaaactaaaaagAACCAACCAGTAAAAAATGCATGGCTgtcaaattaaatttaatgtaCTATTTactacttttttaactttttgggacagaaaaacaaacaaaatttccctgTGAAACACACCTGTTTCATATAAATTTCTTCCATAACTTGCTTATAAGAATAACCTTACACGACTGACAACTTGGCTGCTACCCTACCAAGGAATTTTATTGAAGTTAAAGGTGTATATGTGACTTTGAAACAGATGTTCATTTCAacgagaacatatggacacagggtggggaacacacactggggcctgtcgggggagggcagcagggagagcattaggcaaaagagctaatgcatgccgggcttaatacctaggtgacgggttgataggtgcagcacaTGTTTacttacataacaaacctgcatatcctgcacatgtaccctggaacttaaaataaagaaacagatgtTCATTTGATTATTACTTCCAGTGTAACCTCCCTCCCCAAAGTCCATATTGTCATCTATGATAATTTATTCTATCCAACACTTGAATGGGGTCAAATGACAAAGGAAGAACCATGAACTGCATTCCCAAGTTTAGGAGTGAGGCACTAACTATTAACATTAGATATTGTACTTTCCTGGATAATTTCTATAATGGatttaatataaataacaaaataacatacaGTGTAAATACAAAAGATACATGCTTGGGGACTTTAAGGATCATGACAAATCATGAAACAATTTATtatactaatatttttaaagttctcacTTTTTGAAGACGAGGTAGTTAACCGTCAAATGCAAGTCTTTTCTGTGAATACTGTACATCAATAGAACTCAGTTTTAATGGACAAAATTATAGAAGTGACATTTTTATTTAGGCAAAGATCTTTGTCAGGTAGATTCTGTGTCCCTAAACCAGGAGTGTATATAGGTCTGTCACTTTAGGGAAATTCATTTAGAAACAGATTTTGTCTGATTTGTTTATTGCTATATTCCTAGTACCTAGAAGAGTCCTCAGCCCATGGCAGAAACTCAACAATCTGAGTAAATCAAATGAACCTATGATAATTAAGGTTTTGTGCATGGGGGTATTTTTTCCACATCCACACCCTTCtttcaagaaggaaaaggaaatcgTTAGGCTTCTGGGTTGGGTACAggggctaatgcctgtaatcccagcactttgggaggccagtgtggagGACTGctaccagactgggcaacatggtgggactctgggtctctaccaaaaatttaaatattagccaaccatggtggcatgtgcctgaagccccagctactcaggaggctgagatgggaggatcacttgagcccaggaggttgagactgcagtgaaccatgttcacactaccacactccagcctgggcaatggagtcaAATCCTTTGcttgaaaaaaacaacaaaaacacacacaaacaacaacaacaacaaaaaaagaaagttaggcTTCCTcttcaagaaagaaaatctgtttgCCTTGTAGTAAAAGATATTAAGAATTGTATTGCAGGTTTAACCCTTCATTCctcatagttttatttcttttcttttttttttttttttcagacagagtcttgctctgtcacccaggctggagtacagtggcgcgatctcggctcactgcaagctccgcctcccgggttcacgccattctcctgcctcagcctcccgagtagctgggactacaggcgcctgccaccatgaccggctaattttttgtatttttagtagagacggggtttcaccgtgttagctaggatggttcttgatctcctgacctcatgatctgcctgcctcggcctcccaaagtgctgggattacaagttttatttcttttctagttaTAGGACTAATTACAAACACTAAACAACTTTACTaaacaataggaaaaaatatttgaataaatggcGAGAATCACTAGGTGAATCACCATGGGATTTTGATTAATCTATGTATTTAATAGGGATTTCCTGAAATGTAGCTTTTAAAGTTTTATAGaaaactaaagatataaaaaattaaggCAAATACCTTAAAATGCCTTACcctattatatttcaaaatacattacaaatCTCTAGTTAAGTAAAACAGAACGATATTAGGgcaataatagaaaacaaaacagtatcTTCAGAAACAGATTTTGTGTAGCTAGACATTTAGTACATAACAAAAATGGCACTTT
Proteins encoded in this window:
- the ZNF891 gene encoding zinc finger protein 891 isoform X2, whose protein sequence is MAVMDLSSTWALTKQDSACFHLRNAEEERMIAVFLTTWLQEPMSFKDVAVEFTQEEWMMLDSAQRSLYRDVMLENYRNLTSVEYQLCRLTVISPLDQEEIRNMKKGIPQAICPDQKIQPKTKESTVQKILWEEPSNAVKMIKLKMHNWSSILREDWECRKIRKQHKIPGGHWRQMTYAPKKTVSQELFHDYHELWENSKLRSKLIFSQSIFTSKHCQKCYSEIGCLKHNSIINNYVKNCISEKLYESHECDTTLWHLQRNQTVQKEYTYSKHGMHFTRNIFSVPNNLHMAQNACECNKDEMLCHQSSLKKQGQTHTDKKHECNQCGKTFKRISNLTLHKKSHMGEKQYECKECGKVFSDSSTLRRHVRTHTGEKPYECNQCGKAFSQKTSLKAHVRTHTGEKPYECNQCGKSFGTSSYLIVHKRIHTGEKLYECSECGKAFNTSSHLKVHKKIHTGENLYECSDCGKVFSGLSSLRMHIRTHTGEKPYECKECRKAFSVSSSLRRHVRIHTGEKPYECIQCGKAFSQSSSLIIHQRIHTERETL
- the ZNF891 gene encoding zinc finger protein 891 isoform X1 codes for the protein MAVMDLSSTWALTKQDSACFHLRNAEEERMIAVFLTTWLQEPMSFKDVAVEFTQEEWMMLDSAQRSLYRDVMLENYRNLTSVEYQLCRLTVISPLDQEEIRNMKKGIPQAICPDQKIQPKTKESTVQKILWEEPSNAVKMIKLKMHNWSSILREDWECRKIRKQHKIPGGHWRQMTYAPKKTVSQELFHDYHELWENSKLRSKLIFSQSIFTSKHCQKCYSEIGCLKHNSIINNYVKNCISEKLYESHECDTTLWHLQRNQTVQKEYTYSKHGMHFTRNIFSVPNNLHMAQNACECNKDEMLCHQSSLKKQGQTHTDKKHECNQCGKTFKRISNLTLHKKSHMGEKQYECKECGKVFSDSSTLRRHVRTHTGEKPYECNQCGKAFSQKTSLKAHVRTHTGEKPYECNQCGKSFGTSSYLIVHKRIHTGEKLYECSECGKAFNTSSHLKVHKKIHTGENLYECSDCGKVFSGLSSLRMHIRTHTGEKPYECKECRKAFSVSSSLRRHVRIHTGEKPYECIQCGKAFSQSSSLIIHQRIHTERETLLNLGNRNICPFEERKERKKQKEMKFRDQTELMMGTKKTPVRK